The window GAATTTATTCTCAGGCTAAACAAAGGGGCCAACGGAGTTATCCATACAAGTACACACGAAAAAAAAAACCTCACAACAAACACAAGAGGAGCAACTTCTTTCAGACCCGGCTCTTCCTTCGTCCTCCGCCTGTCAACGGAATTGACAGGTTTCCCCCTCCTCTCCTAGTTTTTATATAAAAATAATCCGTAGAGTACTTGGTCGCCACCAGATTCTCACCCCAGCAAAAATGGTGCTGGGACTTGTCCAGCAAAGATAGCCCTCATGCGGCTGACGCTGACCCCTCCCACTTGTTCACCACCTCTTTCAGTTGCTCAAATCCCTGAAATGCAAGAGATGGATATGACAGTGAGTAAAATGCCAGTTCTTGCATAAACAAAGCACCGCGGCAACTGTTTCTCTTTGTTGTTCCAATTGTACCTTATACTGATGAATGAAAAGCAACAATTTAGCAATCTTGCTCGTTTTGTAGTAACTAGAGTACTAAGCAACCTCATGGTGAACAACAGGGACCATGGAAGGATGCCGGCTTGGTAGGAGCAATGTGGCTCCCACCAGACTAAAGATTTTGCCAACTTAGGTGACCTGTACATATTTCACTAAGATTCATGCCCCCGTACACTGTACTTCAGCCGCCTCGGCTCTTCTCTTAATTAACAGATATCAACGCTCGGTGTTTTTCGTCAAAAATAAATGGCCATTTCTCTCTGTAGGTCCAAAAGATTCCTTCCCAAATCACTAAACTGCAATAGTATTGGATGAAAGCATATAATCCACTCACCATTCGGTTTGTGAAGCTCCCAAAAGATTCGCCTTCCTGGCGCGTGCTATTCCAGTAGGAAAACAGTGGTTCCAAAACCTTCTCGATATCTTGAAGCTTCACTTTGTTCATAAACGTTTCTGCCAAGGTGGTCTGGTTTGGTGTTCCTCCAAGCCAAATCTACAATCGCAATAAAGAAAAGGTTGATTGAGACTAAATAAATTATAGAAACCCAGTTAGAAATACGCACAGAAAAGGAAGTAAGATTTGTTGCAGAAATGATGACAGGATATTTCAGCATTGTTTTACCTGGTAACTGTTTGGGCCATCACCAACAAAGCCAACCTCTGCCATATATGGTCTGGCGCATCCATTGGGGCAGCCAGTTATCCTCACCACTACAGACTCCTCATCCTTGATGCCAACCTGTTTAGTGGGCGGCATTATCTCAATTCTCGAGTGACAGGACAGGTACAAACTATGCACAGCATATTCTCAAGCGTTCAGTTGATTTTTGACAGGTTGACAGatgaataccttgttgaaaactgCTCTAATTCGTTTAAGTATCGGTAGGATCCCTCGCTCAGCTTCTGTTTGTGCTAGAGGGCACAGAGGTAAGGCAGGGCATGCCATGGAGGTTATGTTCAGGAGATCAACATCCTTTGGTTCCTACATACATGAATACACAACTTTTAGTGGGGAGAAAAGGAGCTCGCTGCTTACTTGCACTGCAGACATATATAGGGAAGCCTAGTaatatttatttttgtttcttatTTTAGTAACCAATCATGCAGTTTCTTTCAAATTTTCAAACTGAGAAGAAAGAATCAGTATATAGGGAAGAGTAACAGTAAGATCAACATTATCAACTAGAACAGCAGATGCAGCAAGGAGAATTTCAAGATAGAATAATTTACAGGGGCCTAATATCAACTAAAAATTGTATACTGCACATTACAGGGAAAGGGGTATGCAATGGACAAAAGTAATCTTACCAACAGGCCAGCTTGAGCAAGAGCTGCAGTTATGGGTTCTCTCCATGCCTGATCAACCCCACATAAGATAAGGTTTTGGTTTGGAGTAATACTAACATCCAAGCTATACTTCTCAATTATCTCTCGCAGAGTTTTCTTTGCTTGCCCCCCAAGACGACCATTATCGACATGTACTCCATAGAATAATTTACCATCACCCTGCAATAGACAATAAAGAGAAAAATAAATGAAACTCTGAGTTAGAGAAATAACCAATTGATATATAAATATTCAAGAAATAAAGTAAAGTACAAATTATGAACAGCAGGAATCATTTAGAAAACTATCAGCATACCATCCCTAAACAAGATATGCTATTCCCTTTCATATTTTCTTTGCACTGCTGACTAATATACATTGTGATGGAATTACCTGTTCCTGCCAGCCAAGGTAGCTGTTGAATTGCCATTCTGGCAATGGATGAAAATCTTCAAACTTCTTTCCATAGTATTTTTCAACCTCAGCCCGGAACTTGTCAATACCCCAGCTGTCAATCAGATACTTCATTCTGCTATACCTGCGGTCATCTCTTCTTCCATTCTCCCTCTGAGTGACAACGATTGCCTTTATAGCATATAATATATCCTCCTTAGGAACGTAACCAAGTGGATCAGCCAGACGAGGGAATGTGGTTTCTATTCTGTGTGTCCTTCCCATGCCACCTCCAACCTGAAAAATAGGGATAGCCAGATGTCAAAGGGATAAATCAAAAAGGTAGGCATTGCCAAATGCAGTACAAGATGGAGCAGAATTTTTCCTGGGCACTTACATAGAGGTTAAAGCCAACAGGCTCCCCTGCACTATCTGAAACGACAACAACACCGATGTCATTGGTCAGGATATCAACAGAGTTATCACCAGCAACTGTGACCGCAATCTTGAACTTCCTGGGTAGATACTGGGTCCCGTAGATTGGTTCAGGGGAATCAGGGAAGTTTGTTCCATGTGAGTTGTCATTCCGGGCTTTGGTGACCTCAGGAGGCTCTTCCGCTGACATTATCTTCTCTCCATCCACCCACAGGTCATAATAAGCCCCCGACTGTGGCGCAAGAAGTGCTGCAATATTCTCTGCAGTTTCTTGAGCAAAAAGGATATCCTTTCTCACATACGGCGCTGCAGGCGCAAGCACATTCCTGTTGAGGTCTCCACAGGCACCTAAGGTTGATCCCATATTCTTGATCACAGTGCTGATGACATGCTTCAAGTTCTTCTTAAGAACGCCGTGCAGCTGAAATGTCTGCCTGGTTGTCAGACGGAGCGTTCCGATCCCGAACTCATCAGCCAGTGTATCCATGGCCAAGTAAGTCTGGTTTGGAACTTTTCCGGAAGGATTCTTTGTCCGGAGCATGAAGGAGTAGTTCTTCTGCCCACGAACTTCTCGGTCGCTCTGCTGGTAGCTCCCGTGGAACTTGATCAGCTGGACAGCAGTCTCGTTGACATTCGGAGCCTCTGAGACCAGCTCCTCGTTGAGCGGGTACCGAAGGAAATTGCTCTTCTCCTTGATTATCTCCACCTTGCTTCGCTTAACTTCCTTTGCATCCTTCTTCAGAGGCTGCACGAACGGCAAAAGGTTTCAGAATTCAGAGCATCAGATAGCAGTAGTTGTGTATCGTTACATAGTATTTTCTACGGAACAACTATCTGTAGAATATGAACTTATGTTCTAATAAACATTCCAGGGGTATATGACCAGGACAAACAATTTTATATGTAGACTGATTTCAAATGGATTTATTTCCAATCAATGACAGAGGCAGTCAGTCGGTGTTCCTGGGCGGTGGGAATTGAAATCAACACTGTGCAGGGGGACTGATTTGCTCTCACACCCAAATCCGCAGGCTAAACATATTACTAATTATACCGACATCTAATCGCATCATTTTTTTTAAAGGCCCATCAATTTCACTAGACTTAAAACTGTCCTTAAAAAACTGATTCCATTCCCTACGCCCGAACCGGAAAATCAACCGCGCAGAAACGAATAAACCCTAAACCCAAACGCGCCCAGCATCTCACCACACCGAAGAACTCACCGTGGACACGGCGCGAATGCTGGCCGCcgaaggcccgccgccgccggccggcgtCGCCCCTGGCGGCGCCACCCTTACGGGCCTGCCGAGCATCCGGGACCGCGGGAGCTGTGCCGCCCCGCCGAAGCCGTGGAACTCGGCGCCGCCCACCGCCGCCGACATCGCCGGAGGAGCCTAAAGAGACGCGGGCGGCGAGCGTGAGTGATGTAGAGTGGATTTTTTGTTGCTGCGGGGCGCTTGGCTGGGTCGAGGGGCCGAGACGACACGGCGGGCCGCGGGGGCTTTATGGGGGGAGGCCACGCCCGCCCTGGCCCACGCCGGATAAGCAATGGGAATGTATTCCCGTGCACGCCGTGCACCCTAGACCGGACAAGTTATGCAAAGTAGGCacgcactgacaggtgggccgaAGGGGCTGCCGGTGCATGCGCGTGGCTCAGGCGGGTCGGGAGGGGAAGACGGGATCAGCTGCGGCCACTGGCGGCGAGCATCAGAGCTGACGACTGCGGCGGCCACACGTCGAGCGCCACGGACCGACAAGTGGGTCTTGTAAGTGCTGGGCCCACCTGGCGGTGACGCTGGGGCGCACGCCCGTGGCCGCCGAGCGCCGGGGTTTTTTACTCGGAGGCGAACGCATGAGGTGAGGCGGCCGAGATGCGGAGTTGGTGCGACGGGTGGGGGCGCTGGATTGACCCCGGTTCGTGTGGGTACGTTGAACCTGGACGTCTTTTTCGGTGAGAAGAGCACGGTTCGATTCCCCAATTCCTCCCACCACCACTGCCGTGAAGGCTCGTAGCAGCCGGACCGCACGATGTGAGGTCAGAGATGAGATCAGGGACCATCTTGTCTCCCCGGGCCGAATCTTGCGCTCTGTGGCCCGTCCCGTGTGGCCGCCTCTGTTTTTAGCGCCGGCGACAGTGAGCGGCTCCTGGTCTCGGATAGAGCCGCCCATGCATGTAGGAGTACTAGTTGGGATCAAtgtgaaaaataataataaaccTGCAGGTGCTCAAGCAGAGATAGCCGAAAAAATCAACCAGCACAGCAGTCCCCTAAAAAACAGAGTCACTACTACTAGGCACAAACATCCGTTCTTCGCGTAGCTCCATTCCTGGACTTCTCGAGCTTCGCGTACGTCTCGCAAACTTTGAACTCTACAAGTGGCAACATTCGTGCACCGGCCATAATGGCTATCTCTCTTGAACCATCGCGATGCCACGGAGAAGCTTGCTTGAGGATTAACTTAGATTCCCTATGCATCTCATTTCTTAAGTATTTTCTCCGTGCAAGAAGCAACATCCATGCTGCGCAGGTAGTATTTCTCATCCTCATGTTCCTACTTCCACTTACAAACCAGAAAGGTGGCGGAGTGGCAAGTTTGCACGGGCCTAAAGTGCAGGTTCGAGCTGAAAGATGTTACAAGTGGGTCGATTTGGAGAGAAAACTCATCTCTGTATCTCCATTTATAGACTTGTAGGAGAGTTAGCACGAGACAAaaaagctctctctctctctctccttcaaCGGGCAAACATGCTTTGTAGGTCATGCAACCCACTCCTTCATGTTTAACTGAGCTCAAATGGTCTTTGTTCTCTCATTGCACATCAGAAACAAAAACAACATAATAGCAACAATAAAAAAAATTCCCAAATTAAGAAACGGATGGTAACACGTTAATCATGGATCCCTTGTCCCACTTAACAAGAGAAAAGAACACGTCATTGGATCATCATCACCTGATTaatatctactccctccgttccaaaatacatgacccaactttgtactaactttagtataaagttgagtcatctattttggaacggagggggTACATTCCTGCAGGGCATAAATACACCATAATTCCATCTAAAAAAAATCAATGTTTAGTGTGGAGCATCCGAGCATGCACAAGAGATTTATGTTTACAGAAATTTCTTACAGTTTATCTATATAATTCTTACGCATGTATTTATACAAAGAGCACAGCATTAAATAATTTCAAGAAAGGGTGCCTTctactacctccgttcctaaatataagtctttttagcgCGAGCGACAATGAGCGGCTCCTGGTCTCGGATAGAGCCGCTCATGCATGTAGGAGTAGTTGGTTTCTCGAACTTGCACTACATTTGCGTCCAAAAATACAAATGAATTTGGGGTCAATGTGCAAAAAAAAATTATACTTGCACTACATTTGCGGCAAAAAACATACACAATTCTAATACTAGTATATGTTAAAAAACAGTTTGTTCCTCAAACAAATCTAGTGGTGCTCAAGCAGAGATAGCTGAAAAGATCAACCAATCAGAGTCACTACAAGGCACAAACATCGGTTCTCCCTGTAGCTCCATTCCTGCACTTCTGCCCCTACTAGTACGTCCTGGCAACACCATCTTGAGGATTAATTTAAATTCCCAATGCATCCCATTTCTCAAGTATTTTCTCCGTGCAAGCACAATCCATCCATCCATACATCGATGCTGCTCAAGTACTACTTCTCATCCTCATGTCCCTACTTCCAGAAAGGTGGTGGAGTGGACAAGTTTGCACGGGCCTAAAGTGCAAGTTCGAGCTGAAAGATGTTACGAGTGGGTCGATTTGGAGAGAAAACTCATCTATGtattccctccgttccaaaatataagtctttttagatattccaCTACAAACAACATACGCATGTATAttgacatattttagagtgtagattcactcattatgctccgtatgtagtccgtagtgaaatatctaaaaagacttatatttaggaacggagggaataTCTCCATTTATGGACTTGTAGCAGGAGACAAAAAACAAAATACTGCTTCACTAGttttggatggagggagtagtaattaATGTTTCACCAACGTGTTGAGAGGATTAGtaattactccctccattcctaagtATAGGCGCTCATTCGATTTGGAGGAAACAAAAACGTAGGAATTAGGAGTAGTAAAGTCTTAAGTAGTAAAGTCTTTTCTAAAATAttttaatatggactacatacgtaGTAAAATGAATAAATTTAaattctaaaatatgtctatatacatccgtatgtggtcctTATTATAAAATCTTTAAAAgaacttatatttagaaacagacATAACATAAAAGGCCCACTCTCTGCCTTCCTCTTACATCGTGGATGTATGGGTGTCGGGACGTGGCAACGACAAGGGAAGGTGTACCTACCTTTTTTAGCACATGTGCGAGGATCTGACACGAGGCACTTTCCATATCCGTCGGCCGCGAGATCAGCCCGCATAGCGTGCGGGCGCTCCGTAGCAGCGTCCAAAAACTAAACATGCGCTACATTTATACAATACAAATCTGGTGGTGCTCAAGCAGAGATATCCGAAAAGATGAACCAGCATTTCACTAAAAATCTAAGTCACTGGTATAAGGCAGAAACGTATTGCCAAGATCAAACTCTAGAAGTGGCAACATTCATGCACTGGCCATCATGGCCATCTCTCTTCAACCATCGCGATGCCACGACGAGACCATCCCGAGGATTAACTTAAATTCCCGATGCATCCCATTTCTCAAGTATTTTCTCCGTGCAAGCACCATCCATACATACATCGATGCTGCTCAAGTACTACTTCTCATCCTCATGTTCCTACTTCCACCTTTACAAACCAGAAAGGTGGTGGAGTGTAGAAGTTTGCACGGGCCTAAAGTGCAAGTTCGAGCTGAAAGATGTTACGAGTGGGTCGATTTGGAGAAAAAAAAACTCATCTCTGTATCTCTATTTATAAACTTGTAGGAGTAGTAGTTAGCAGGAGACAAAAGAAATATTACTACTTCACTagtttgggatggagggagtagcaatTAATGTTTCACCAACGTGTTGAGAGGATTAGTAACTACTATGTAATAGTTGGACCTAACATAAAAGGTCCACTCTCCGACTTCCTCTTACATAGCTCACTCACTATCGGGCTTATCATCTCTCTCGCTCCTATTTTTTTGCGAaagctagctctctctctctctctcctgttgTGAGTTCAATGGGGAAACATGCTTTTGCAGGTCGTACAAACCCACTCCATGATGTTTGACTAGTGGTTGGGGTGCACCCCTGATGCGTCGCTTGAGTCGGTTCTTCTGCGATGCGAGGCAGGTGGAGCGCTCTTTCTATTGCTTTTGCTGTCGATGCTAGCATGTAGATGTCACACTTACACACCCAGGTAATACAGGTGGACGCTGAATTGGCTGGCACCAAATTCAGCTCTGAATCGTAAGTACATGAAGAACATAACCTACTACCAGAACATAAGCAATCAATAATCTAAGTACAGAATTAGTCTAGGATGATAAGAGTTATGTGCCGACAACGACGACGGTTTGCGCTCTTAATTTGGGTGTTGCTTTGTATATAAAGCGGACCAAAAGTCGTTGGAGATAAGAGTTATGGAGCTGTTAACTTATTGTTGGCATAATTACAGTGCACATGAACATTTTGTACATACCTTCGTGGCTAAAACTGCACTCGAAGCATTTGGTTGAAGACCAATATCCTACAGTACTACAAACTTCATAATTTCAAAAATGCAAGTGCATGCAAATAGAAAACACGGCATGATAACAATTTTCCTCTCCGCGGGGCAGGATCTTGCGCTCTGTGGCCCGTCCCGTGTGGCCGCCTCTGTTTTTAGCGCCAGCGAAAGCGAGCAGCTCCTGGTCTCGGATAGAGCCGCTCATGCATGTAGGAGTTGGTCTCTCAAACTTGCACTGCATTTGCGTCCCAAAATACACATGAGTTTGGGATCAATGTGAACAAAATTAAACCAGGACTACATTTGCGTCCAAAAACATACACAATTCTAGTAGTAGTATATGTTAAAAAACAGTTGGTTTCTCAAACAAATCTGGTGGTACTAAAGCAGAGATAGCCCAAGAGATCAACCAGCAGTCCCCTAAAAATCGGAGTCACCACGAGGCAGAAACAACCGTTCTCCTCGTAGCTCCATTCTTGCACTTCCGCCGCTTCTGGTACATCTTGCCAACATCGAACTCTACAAGTGGCAATACTCATGCACCGGCCATCATGGCTATCTCTCTTGAACCATCGCAGTGCCACGAAGCGATCAACTTGACGATTAACTTAAATTCCCTATACATCCCATTTCTTAAGTATTTTTTTAAGAATGCAAGCAAGATCCATACATATACATCGATGCTGCTCAGGTACTTCTCATCCTCATGTTCCTGTTTCCACTTCCAAACTAAAAAGGTGGCGGAGTGGACAAGTTTGCACGGGCCTAAAGTGCAAGCTCGAGCTGAAAGATGCTACGAGTGGGTCAATTTGGAGAGAAAACTCATCTCTGTATCTTCATTTATAGACTTGTAGGAGTAGTTAGCAGGAGACAAAAAATactatatttctttacggaggaaGTACTTCACTAGttttggatggagggagtagtaattgATGTTTCACCAACGTGTTGAGAGGATCAGTAACTATGTAATAGTTGGACCTAATGTAAACATCGCTCACTCACTATCGGGCTTATCATCTCTCTCGCTCCTCTTTCTTCTTGGCaaaagctctctctctctctctctctctctctctctctctctctctcccccctgtTGTGAGTTCAACTCGCAAACATGCTTTGTAGGTCGTACAACCCGCTCCTTGATGTTTGACTAGTGGTTGGGGCGCACCCCTGGTGCACCGTCTGAGTCG is drawn from Aegilops tauschii subsp. strangulata cultivar AL8/78 chromosome 1, Aet v6.0, whole genome shotgun sequence and contains these coding sequences:
- the LOC109785949 gene encoding sulfite reductase [ferredoxin], chloroplastic encodes the protein MSAAVGGAEFHGFGGAAQLPRSRMLGRPVRVAPPGATPAGGGGPSAASIRAVSTPLKKDAKEVKRSKVEIIKEKSNFLRYPLNEELVSEAPNVNETAVQLIKFHGSYQQSDREVRGQKNYSFMLRTKNPSGKVPNQTYLAMDTLADEFGIGTLRLTTRQTFQLHGVLKKNLKHVISTVIKNMGSTLGACGDLNRNVLAPAAPYVRKDILFAQETAENIAALLAPQSGAYYDLWVDGEKIMSAEEPPEVTKARNDNSHGTNFPDSPEPIYGTQYLPRKFKIAVTVAGDNSVDILTNDIGVVVVSDSAGEPVGFNLYVGGGMGRTHRIETTFPRLADPLGYVPKEDILYAIKAIVVTQRENGRRDDRRYSRMKYLIDSWGIDKFRAEVEKYYGKKFEDFHPLPEWQFNSYLGWQEQGDGKLFYGVHVDNGRLGGQAKKTLREIIEKYSLDVSITPNQNLILCGVDQAWREPITAALAQAGLLEPKDVDLLNITSMACPALPLCPLAQTEAERGILPILKRIRAVFNKVGIKDEESVVVRITGCPNGCARPYMAEVGFVGDGPNSYQIWLGGTPNQTTLAETFMNKVKLQDIEKVLEPLFSYWNSTRQEGESFGSFTNRMGFEQLKEVVNKWEGSASAA